The DNA segment GCCGGAGGCGCCGGCGCGCAGGGCCCGGACGACGTAGTCGTCCACCTCGAAGGTGGTCAGGATGACCACCCGGACCTGGGCGAGGGCGGGATCGGCGCTGATCAGGCGGGTGGCGGCGAGTCCGTCGGTGCCGGGCATCCGGATGTCCATGAGGACGACGTCGGCCTTCTCCTCCTTGGCCAGACGTACCGCCTCGGCTCCGTCGGAGGCCTCCCCCACCACGGCCATGTCGGGCTCGGACTCGACGAGCACCCGGAAGGCGCTGCGCAGCAGTGCCTGGTCGTCGGCGAGCAGGACACGGATGGTCATACGGGCTCCCCCTGGGCCGTCGCCCCGGAGGACCGGGACTGGCGGGTCTGGAGGGGCAGGATCGCATGGACGCGGAAGCCGCCGCCGTAGCGGGGGCCGGTGGTCAGGGTGCCGCCGAGGGCGCTGACCCGCTCCCGCATGCCGAGCAGTCCGTGCCCGCCGCCGCGCGCGGGTACGGGGGCGGCGCCCGAGCCGTCGTCGAGCACGGTGACCTCGATGTCGCCGCCCACGCGTACGACGCTGACCTCGGCCTTCGCCTCGGAGCCAGCGTGCTTGCGCACGTTGGTCAGGGCCTCCTGGATGATCCGGTAGGCGGCCAGATCGACGGGTGAGGGCAGTTCGGTGTCCTGGTCGGCGCGGGCCACCTCGACGGGCAGTCCGGCGTTGCGGAAGGTGCCGGCGAGGTCGTCGAGGCGGCTGAGGCCAGTGGCCGGTTCGGTGGGCGCCTCGGGGTCGCCGGACTGGCGCAGCAGACCGACGGTGGCGCGGAGTTCGTCGAGCGCCGAACGGCTGGCCTCGCGGACGTGCGCGAGGGCCTCCTTGGCCTGGTCGGGCCGCTTGTCCATGACATGGGCGGCGACGCCGGCCTGCACGTTGACCAGGGCGATGTGGTGGGCGACGACGTCGTGCAGGTCGCGGGCGATGCGCAGGCGCTCCTCGGCGACCCGGCGGCGCGCCTCCTCCTCGCGGGTGCGCTCGGCGCGTTCGGCGCGCTCGCGGATGGCCCGGACGAAGGCGCGGCGGCTGCGGACGGCGTCCCCGGCGGTGGCGCCGATGCCGGTCCAGGCCACGAGGACGAGGTTCTCCTGGGCGTACCAGGGCAGCGGTCCGCCGAGCATCGCGGCGGCCGTCAGCACGGCCATCGTGAGCAGGCCGATCCGCCAGGTGGTGGCGCGGTCGGTGGAGGAGGCGACCGTGAAGAGGGCGATCACGGCGGCCATCGCGACGGGGGCGCGCGGGTCACCGGTGACGCACTCGATCACGGAGAGGCCGCCGGTGACGGCGAGGACCGTCCTGGGGGCGCGCCGGCGCGGTACGAGCGCGGCGGCCGCGAGGACCATCAGCAGCAGGCTGAGCAGGGCCGGGGCGCGTTCGCCCCAGACCACTCCGTGCCGGCCGTGCGGTGCCGCGAAGGACCCGGCGATCATGCACAGCAGCACCACCGCGGCGAGGGCCGCGTCCAGTGCGAGGGGGTGGGCCTTGAGGCGGCACCAGAGGCGTTCCAGAGTGCTCACCCGGAAACAGTACGGGGGCGGGGCGGCGACCGGAATCGGCCGGGAGGCCCGTCCCCGGCCACCGGGCCCGACCCGGGACCGGCCCGCCCGGGTTCAGCCCGGGATCAGGCCGTCGTCGCTGAGCATCTCCCGGACCTCCGCCAGGGTGGCGTCCGAGGCCGGGAGGATCAGTTCCGAGGGTTCCAGCGCGTCGTCCGGCAGCGGGGTGCCGAGCCGGCGGACGGCGTCGAGGAGGCTGGTGAGGGTGCGGCCGAAGCCCTCCTCGTCACCGTTCTCCACCTCCGCCATCAGCTCGTCGTCCAGCTTGTTGAGCTCACTGAAGTGGGAGTCGTCCAGCCTCACCTGGCCCTCCCCCATGATCCGTACGATCACGTCGGCCTCCTCGGCTCGGTCCCGGCGCCCGGCTACTGCTTGTCGAAGCGCGGGGTGTCCTGCGGCTGCTGCTGGGACCGATCCTGGCCGTTTCCGCCCTCGATCGCCTGCTGCGGGGCGCCTCCGGCCAGCTCGGCCTTCATGCGCTGCAGTTCCAGCTCTACATCCGTACCACCGGAGAGCCGGTCCAGCTCGGCCTGGATGTCGTCCTTGGCCATGCCGGACTGGTCGTCCAGGGCGCCGGAGGCGAGCAGCTCGTCGATGGCGCCGGCGCGGGCCTGGAGCTGGGCCGTCTTGTCCTCGGCCCGCTGGATGGCGAGGCCGACGTCGCCCATCTCCTCGGAGATGCCGGAGAAGGCCTCGCCGATGCGGGTCTGGGCCTGGGCGGCGGTGTAGGTGGCCTTGATGGTCTCCTTCTTCGTACGGAAGGCGTCCACCTTGGCCTGCAGGCGCTGGGCCGCGAGGGTGAGCTTCTCCTCCTCGCCCTGGAGGGTCGCGTGCTGCGTCTCCAGGTCCGTGACCTGCTGCTGGAGGGCGGCGCGGCGGGACAGTGCCTCGCGGGCCAGGTCCTCCCGGCCGAGCGCGAGCGCCTTGCGGCCCTGCTCCTCCAGCTTGCCGGACTGGCTCTGGAGCTGGTTGAGCTGCAGTTCGAGGCGCTTGCGGGAGGTCGCCACGTCGGCGACGCCGCGGCGCACCTTCTGCAGCAGCTCCAGTTGCTTCTGGTACGAGTAATCGAGGGTCTCGCGCGGGTCCTCGGCCCGATCCAGGGCCTTGTTCGCCTTCGCGCGGAAGATCATCCCCATACGCTTCATGACACCGCTCATGGGCTTCGCGCGCCCCCTTCTGACGGACTCCAGCTCACAGATCCTGCGACAGAACCCACAGTACGGGCCCCGCCTCCATTACCGCACCGTTAGGGGAGTGATGCGCTCATCCCCAAGGACGACTGCCGTCCTCGCAGCTCCGGCGTGAGGAGTAGGTGGCCCCCGGTATCGGGCCCTGGCGGGCCCCTCGGCGACCGCCGGGTGAAGCGCCGGCGACGTCCCTGTGTTCCTGCCTGTTGCCCCGCCTGTTGTTTCTGTCTGTGCCCCTACAGACGTCCGGTGTTGCCGGATCGTTCCCCGCCGGACTGGGGTCCATGCGGGTGAAGCCCGTACCCTTGGGTTTTGTGTTCCGAAGCCGTGCCAAGGATGAGAAGGCCCCCGCCGACAAGGCGCAGGTGACCGACTCCAATCAGCCCCGCGACCCGCAGGCCCCCAAGGGCAGGCCCACGCCGAAGCGCAGTGAGGCCCAGTCCCAGCGCCGCAGTGTCGCCAACACCCCGACGTCCCGCAAGGACGCCGGCAAACGCCAGCGCGAGGAGCGCCGGCTGGCGATGGAGCGTCAGCGCCAGGCCCTGGCCAGCGGTGACGAGCGCTATCTGCCGGTCCGCGACAAGGGCCCGGTCCGCAAGTTCGCCCGTGACTGGATCGACTCGCGCCTCAACGTGGCGGAGTTCTTCCTGCCGATGGCCGCGGTGATCCTCGTGCTCACCGTGGTGAAGGTGCCCTCGATCCAGACCATCGCGCTGCTGCTGTGGCTCATCGTGATCGTGGGAATCGTGCTGGACTCGGTCTTCAGCGGTCTCCGTCTGAAGAAGAGGCTGGCCGAGCGCTTCCCCGGCCAGACCAAGAACACGCGGGGCGCGGTCGCCTACGCCCTGATGCGTTCCCTCCAGATGCGCCGGCTCCGGCTGCCGAAGCCGCAGGTCAAGCGCGGAGAGCGGCCCTGAGCGCAGACGCGATCACCGGGGGGACGGCCGCGGCCTGGCTGAACAAGCTGGGCAGGCTGCGTGATGTCGTACGCCGGGAACTGGTGTCCCGGCAGCTCGACGAGCAGATAGCCGGGCACTTCCCGGTCGGTCAGCGGCTGCGGGTGCTCGACGTGGGCATGGGCCAGGGCACGCAGGCCCTGCGGCTGGCCCGGCTCGGTCACCAGGTGACCGGGGTCGAGCGGGACGCCACGATGATCGAGGCCGCCCGGCAGGCCCTCGCCCGGGAGCCGGAGGGCATCCGCGAGCGGGTCCGGCTGGTGGAGGGCGATGGCCAGGACACCGGCGTGCACTTCCTGCCCGGCAGCTTCAACGTGGTGCTCTGCCACGGCGTACTGATGTACGTGGAGGAGCCCGACCCGCTGGTGGCCGGGCTGGCCCGGATGCTCGCGCCGGGCGGCCTGCTGTCGCTGCTGGTGCGCAACGGCGACGGGCTCGCGATGCGGGCGGGGCTGTCCGGGGACTGGGCGGCCGCGCTGGCCGCGTTCGACTCCACCGCGTACCTCCCCCATGCCCGGACGGGCTCAGACGACTTGGACGACTCGGTCGACCCGGTCGACCCGGACGACCCGGACGGGGAGACCCCCGTCCGCCTCGGCCCGGACGTACGGGCCGACCGGCTCGCGACGCTCACCGCCACGCTCGCCGGCATCGCCGCCCCGCTGCGCGCCTGGTACGGCGTACGGGTCTTCACCGACACGGCGGCGGACGACGCGGAGATCCCGGACGACCTGGAGACGCTGCTGGCGGTGGAGGAGCGGGCCGGGCGGACGGACCCGTACCGGGGAGTCGCGGCGCTGCTGCACCTGTGCGGCGTACGGGGCTGAGGCCCGCACTGGCCCGCGACGCACGACTGAGGCCGCGTCGGCCCGCGACGCACGGCTGATTCCGTCCGGCCCGCGACGCACGGCCCGGCCGCGTCGGCCCGCAGCGCACAGCTGATTCCGTCCGGCCCGGAACACACGGCTGCCCCGGTCCGGCACGGAGGCCGGCCCCGTCCGGTGTGGAGTGACCGGCCGAGCCCGTTCGGGCGTATACGGCGGGCTCGGACATTCCCCTCGAAGCGACACTCGGGGCATGGACCCTTCCCGTACCCGTTCCCTCACCAGGGGTGCCCCGGTCGCCGTGCTCGCGTGCGCCGCCGTCCTCCTCGGCGGCTGCTCCGAGCCGGCGGCGCCCGCGAAGAAGGACACCGCGACCACCCGGGCCACGCTGCCGATGGCCGCGGAGGACCTGCAGAACCGGTACCAGAAGGTGATCAAGGAGGTCCTGCCGTCGGTCGTGCAGATCCAGGCGAGCCATGACCTCGGCTCCGGAGTGGTGTACGACGAGCAGGGCCACATCGTGACGAACGCGCACGTGGTCGGCCCGGAGAAGACCTTCCAGGTGACCACGGCCAACAGCGAGGAGCCGCTCAGGGCCGCCCTGGTCTACTCCTACCCGGAGCAGGACCTCGCGGTGATCAAGCTGGACAGGGTGCCGCCCGGGCTGAAGCCCGCGGCGTTCGGGGACTCCGAGAAGGTGGCGGTCGGCCAGATCGTGCTGGCCATGGGCTCTCCCCTGGGGCTGTCGTCCAGCGTGACGCAGGGCATCGTGTCGGCGACCGGACGGACCGTCAGCGAGGGCGACGCCGGCGGCGGCACGGGCGCCACCATCGCCAACATGGTGCAGACCTCGGCGGCCATCAACCCCGGCAACAGCGGGGGCGCGCTGGTCAACCTCGACGGGCAGGTCATCGGCATCCCGACGCTGGCCGCCGCGGATCCCGTCCTCGGCGGCAGCGCGGCGCCCGGCATCGGGTTCGCCATCCCGGCCTCGATGGTGCGCACGGTCGCCGACCAGATCGTCAGGACCGGCAAGGTCGTCGACTCGGGCCGGGCCGCGCTCGGCATCACCGCGCGCACGGTCGTCGACGACCTCTACCACCCGGCCGGTGCCGCGGTGGTCACCGTCACCCCCGGCGGCCCGGCCGACAAGGCGGGGCTGCGGCCGGGCGACGTGATCACCAGGCTGGGCGGCGACAAGGTCGCCACGACCACGAGCCTCTCCGAGGCGTTGGCCGGGGCCAAGCCCGGGCAGCGGACGACGGTGACGTTCCTGCGCGACGACCAGGAGCGCACGGCCGAGGTGGCACTGGGCGAGCAGTGAGCCGCGCGAAGCGGGGAAGCGGGGATGCGCGAGGGCGCAGGGTGCCGGGGGGTGAGGGAGTGAGGAGGGCGGGCCTCCTCGCCTCCCTCCCCGTGGCGGGGCTACTCCGCGTCGGCGTGCAGGCTCATCGGGCCGTAGATCTCGGTGCCGTCGTCGAACAGCCGCACCTGGTCCGCGCCGCCCTCCAGCAGCGCCTTCCACTCCTCGCCGATCCAGGACTCGGCGTCCCCCTGCGTGGTGAACTCCTCGGGCTGCACCGCGGGCTGGACCTCCGTCCCGTCGGCCTTCTCGAACCGCCACGTCCATGCCGCCATGTGGGCCTCCTTCGATCCAACGCCTGTGCGCAGGGTATGCGCTCCACCGGGTCCGCCGTCAGAGGTGGTGGATCAACCGAGGCCGCCCGGCGGAGCCGCGTACCGGTGCCGTCCCGCTCCCCTTAGGGCGCGGCAGAGGAGCGGCGCCTGCGAGAACAGGTGAAAATCGGTCCCGTGGAAGTGACTCTGCTCGGTACTGGTGCCCCCATGGGACTGCCCCGCCCCGGCTGTCCCTGTGCTGTCTGCGCGACCGCGCTCGGGCCCGACGCGCGGGCGGCCACCGCGTTGCTCGTGGACGGGACGCTGCTGCTCGATCTGACGCCCGGGGCGGCGTTCGCGGCGGCGCGGGCAGGGCATTCGCTGGGCGGGGTACGGCAGGTGCTGCTGTCGCATCCGCACGACGGGCCGCCCGTGGAGGTGCCGGCCGGGCTGCCGCAGCCCGGCCGGGTGCCGGACGGGCGCGAGTTGGCGCTGCTGACGGGGCATCGGGTGCGGGCGGTGGCGATGGACGCGGGCGGCACCGGGTACGCGGTGACCGGGCCCGACGGGCAGCGACTGCTGTACCTGCCGCCGGGCGGGGCTCCGGCGGGCCTGGAGGAGGGGACCGCGGAGTCGTACGACATGGTGCTCGCCGACGTCGTGGGGCGCCCGGACGCGCTGGCGCGACTGCGGGCGGTCGGTTCCGTCGGGCCGACCACGGACGTCGTCGCCGTCCACCTCGACCACGACGTGCCGCAGGGCGCGGAGTCGCGGCGCCGGCTCGCCGCCGCGGGGGCACGGGCGGTGCCGGACGGTACGACGCTGGTGGTGGGGGCGTACGAGGATGTGCCGGACGTGCCGCGCCGGACGCTGGTGCTGGGTGGGGCGCGGTCGGGGAAGTCGGTCGAGGCCGAGCGGCGCCTGGAGGCCTTCCCGGACGTGCTGTACGTGGCGACCGGCGGGACGCGGGGCGGGGACACGGAGTGGGCGGCCCGGGTGGCCACGCACCGGGAGCGGCGGCCGGGGTCGTGGCGTACGACGGAGACGACCGATCTCGTGCCGCTGCTGGCCGAGGAGGGGCCGCCGCTGCTCATCGACTGCCTGTCGCTGTGGCTGACGGACGTGATGGACTCGGTCGGGGCGTGGGACGACGCGGAGTGGGCGGGCGGCGGTGAGAAGGCGCTGCGCGAGCGGGTGCGGGAGTTGACGTCCGCTGTGCGCGGGGCTCGGCGGACCGTGGTGGCCGTGTCCAACGAGGTCGGGTCCGGGATCGTCCCGGCCACCGCGTCCGGGCGGCGGTACCGGGATGAACTGGGGCGGCTGAACGCGACGTTCGCGGGTGAGTGTGAGCAGGTTCTGCTGGTGGTGGCGGGCCAGGCGGTGGTGTTGCGGGGCTGAGGATTGCGGTTGGCGGTTGGCGGTTGGCGGTGCGGTCGTCTGCCGGGTGCGGGTGGTCTGTGGCTGGTCGCGCAGTTCCCCGCGCCCCTGAGGGGTGACCGTGCGGTCGGCTGTGGGGGCGGCGTCGGTTGTGGCGGTGGATCGGGCCGTGCTCCCGTGCGGGTGGTCTGTGGCTGGTCGCGCAGTTCCCCGCGCCCCTGAGGGGTGGCAGTGCCGTTGGCTGTGGGGGCGGCGTCGGTTGTGGCGGTGGATCGGGCCGTGCTCCCGTGCGGGTGCGTGGGGGCTGGGCGCGCAGTTCCTCGCGCCCCTGAGGGGTGACCGTGCCGTTGGCTGTGGGGGCGGATCGGTTCGTGTGGGCGGGGCTGCGGTGGTTTTTAGGGGCGCGGGGAACTGCGCGACCGGCCACAGCGTGCCCGCGCCCGGGCGACGTACCGCGGGGTCATCCCTCCCTACGTGCCACGAGGCGATACGTGTTGGAGAGGCGGGTGCGGCGGGCGATCGGGGCCAGGGTGTGGTCCAGGGCCGAGGCCGCCGCCAGGGCAGGCGTGGCCAGCCGGCGCAGGACGGGCGGGAGGTCGGTCAGGGCCAGGGCGAGGGCCGCCGACAGGTCGGACGGGAGGTGCGGGGCCCCGCGGTCGGTGGAGACGACCGTGCAGCCCTGTGCCTCCAGTTCCGCGCGGAGGTTGGCCAGCGGCATCAGATGGAGGTGCCGGGGCCGGCCGTGCGGCAGCCACCACCTGCCGAGGAGCGCCGCGAACGCGCAGTCCGGGTCGGGGACTTCGACGACCAGGTGACCGCCGGGGCGCAGCACGGCGAGCGCGGCCCTGAGTTCGGCGCGCGGATCGGGGACGTGCGCGAGGTGGTGGAACATGCTGAGCACGTCGTAACGGGCCCGCAGCCGCTCCACCGTCCCCGGGGTGGTCAGCCGGCCGCGGTGGGCCTCCTCGACGCGCCCCTCGACCAGCGCCCGGACCACGTTGGCCGACGCGTCCAGTCCGTCGAAGCTGGTGTACGGGAAGTACTCCTTGGCCGCCTCGGGGAAGCGGGCGTGCCCGGTGCCCACGTCCAGCCAGCTCTCCGGGTCGGCCGGCACCGTCAGGGCCCTGGCGGTGGCCCGGTGCCGGCGGCGGACCGCGCGGGCGGACAGCAGCCGCCCGGTGAACTGTTCGTGCCGCTCGTGGAAGTCCCGGTGGTGGACGGCGAGGCCCTCCGCGGTGGGCCGGGGGTTCTGGAAGGCGTGCCCGCAGTCGCCGCACTCGTCCAGGACGAAGGTGCCCGGCCGGCCCCCCAGTGGGTCCGGAGCGCGCAGCCGGGTACGCAGCCGCGGGGAACCGCACCAGGGGCAATCCGCCCGGCGTGGTTCCAGATAGGGGTCGGTGACCTGTGAGGTGAGGGCCGAGGACGACATGGGCGGCTCCCTGTGCGACATTCCGCTGCGAACCGGAACGTATGGGATACCGATCTTGGGTGCAAAGACGCCATGCGGATGTGCTGCCGGTGTGGCGCGGACGCGTCCGGGGGCTGGCGGTACTGTTCCGCGAATGAGCAGGATTGATCTCGACGACTTCTCCGATCTGATCGAGCGCCCGGACGGCGGCGTACGCCGTGAGGCCGAGGCCCGGCGGGAGCGCCAGGTCGTGCCGCCCGGGTCACTGGGGCGCCTCGACGAGCTGGGCGAGTGGCTGGCCGCCGCACAGGGCGTCGTACCGGTACGGCCGGTCGAACGGCCGCGGGTGATCCTCTTCGCCGGCGATCACGGGATCGCCGGACTCGACGTCTCCGCGCGGCCCGCGGGCGGCGCCGCGGAGCTGGTGCGGGCGGTGCTGGAGGGCGGCAGCCCGGTGTCGGTGCTCGCGCGGCGGCTGGAAGTGCCGGTGCGGGTCGTGGACATGGCCCTGGACTGCCCGTCGGACGCCTTCCCCGAGGATGTCGTACGGCACCGCGTACGGCGCGGCAGCGGCCGTATCGACATCGAGGACGCGCTGACCCTGGAGGAGGCCGAGGCCGCCTTCCTGGCGGGTGTCGCCGTCGCCGACGAGGAGGCCGACTCGGGGACGGACCTGGTGGTGCTCGGCGATGTGAGCGTGGGCGGGACGACGGCCGCGGCGGTGCTGGTCGCCGCGCTGTGCGGGACCGACGCGTCGGTGGTGACCGGGCGCGGCGGGCTCGCGATCGACGACCTGGCGTGGATGCGCAAGTGCGCGGCGATCCGGGACGCGCTGCGCCGGGCCCGGCCGGTGCTCGGGGACCAGATGGAGCTGCTCGCCACCGTGGGCGGGGCGGACCTGGCGGCCATGACCGGGTTCCTGCTGCAGTGCGCGGTACGGAAGCTGCCGGTGATCCTCGACGGGGTCGTGGCCGCCGCGTGCGCGCTGGTCGCCCAGCGGGTCGCCTTCCGGGCGCCGGACTGGTGGCTGGCGGGGCACGGCAGCGGGGAGCCGGGCCAGGCGAAGGCCCTGGACCGGATGGCCCTGGAGCCGCTGCTGGATCAGGGCGTGAAGGTCGGCGAGGGCGTGGGTGCGCTGCTCGCACTGCCCCTGGTCCGCGCCGCCGCCGCACTGGCCGCCGAGCTGCCCGAGAAGGCCGAGAAGGCCGAGAGGGCCGACGCTGAGGTCGAGGCCGGGCCCGAGGTCGAGGCCGAGAAGGGCACCGACGCGGAAGCGGAGGAACGCGCGACCGAGCCGGAAGAGGCGTAGCCGAACCGGAGCGCGCGACCGAGGCGGAGCACGCGGCCTGGGCGGAGCACGCGGCCGGTCATGACCGGCGGTCCGGTCGCCGCCGGCTGCACCAGTCGCCGCCGGCGGTCCGCCCGCCCCGCGCCGCCCGGTGCCGACCGCTGCCGACCGCTGCCGACCGCTGCCGCCGCGGCGGAAACGTGCGCGGACATGCGCCTGGCAGGCCCGCCGCCCCGAATAGCGCGGTTCGCGACTGAGGCGCCCATATGATCCTCCCCCATGGGAGATGCCCGAATTGTCGTGGAACAGCAGGCCGCGCCGGGGCGGCGGTCCAGCGGGGCCTCCCGTCGGGCCGCCGCGTTCGCCGTCTGGTATCTGCGGGCCGTCACGTTCGTCAACTTCCTCAGCGCGGTGTGGGTGTCGCTGGGCCAGGACGTGCGCCGGCACAACCAGGAAGACCTCTTCACGCCGTACCTGCTGACGGCGGGCTTCGCCTCGGGCGTGTTCACCGCGTTCCTGGCGATCACGATGCGCCGCCGCAAACGGGCCGCGTGGATTCTCAACCTGGTGCTGAGCGGCCTGTTCCTGGCTCTGTTCGCCTTCGCGATGGCGTTCC comes from the Streptomyces sp. NBC_00820 genome and includes:
- a CDS encoding sensor histidine kinase, whose translation is MSTLERLWCRLKAHPLALDAALAAVVLLCMIAGSFAAPHGRHGVVWGERAPALLSLLLMVLAAAALVPRRRAPRTVLAVTGGLSVIECVTGDPRAPVAMAAVIALFTVASSTDRATTWRIGLLTMAVLTAAAMLGGPLPWYAQENLVLVAWTGIGATAGDAVRSRRAFVRAIRERAERAERTREEEARRRVAEERLRIARDLHDVVAHHIALVNVQAGVAAHVMDKRPDQAKEALAHVREASRSALDELRATVGLLRQSGDPEAPTEPATGLSRLDDLAGTFRNAGLPVEVARADQDTELPSPVDLAAYRIIQEALTNVRKHAGSEAKAEVSVVRVGGDIEVTVLDDGSGAAPVPARGGGHGLLGMRERVSALGGTLTTGPRYGGGFRVHAILPLQTRQSRSSGATAQGEPV
- the pspAA gene encoding PspA-associated protein PspAA, with protein sequence MIVRIMGEGQVRLDDSHFSELNKLDDELMAEVENGDEEGFGRTLTSLLDAVRRLGTPLPDDALEPSELILPASDATLAEVREMLSDDGLIPG
- a CDS encoding PspA/IM30 family protein yields the protein MKRMGMIFRAKANKALDRAEDPRETLDYSYQKQLELLQKVRRGVADVATSRKRLELQLNQLQSQSGKLEEQGRKALALGREDLAREALSRRAALQQQVTDLETQHATLQGEEEKLTLAAQRLQAKVDAFRTKKETIKATYTAAQAQTRIGEAFSGISEEMGDVGLAIQRAEDKTAQLQARAGAIDELLASGALDDQSGMAKDDIQAELDRLSGGTDVELELQRMKAELAGGAPQQAIEGGNGQDRSQQQPQDTPRFDKQ
- a CDS encoding DUF3043 domain-containing protein is translated as MRVKPVPLGFVFRSRAKDEKAPADKAQVTDSNQPRDPQAPKGRPTPKRSEAQSQRRSVANTPTSRKDAGKRQREERRLAMERQRQALASGDERYLPVRDKGPVRKFARDWIDSRLNVAEFFLPMAAVILVLTVVKVPSIQTIALLLWLIVIVGIVLDSVFSGLRLKKRLAERFPGQTKNTRGAVAYALMRSLQMRRLRLPKPQVKRGERP
- a CDS encoding class I SAM-dependent methyltransferase, with amino-acid sequence MSRQLDEQIAGHFPVGQRLRVLDVGMGQGTQALRLARLGHQVTGVERDATMIEAARQALAREPEGIRERVRLVEGDGQDTGVHFLPGSFNVVLCHGVLMYVEEPDPLVAGLARMLAPGGLLSLLVRNGDGLAMRAGLSGDWAAALAAFDSTAYLPHARTGSDDLDDSVDPVDPDDPDGETPVRLGPDVRADRLATLTATLAGIAAPLRAWYGVRVFTDTAADDAEIPDDLETLLAVEERAGRTDPYRGVAALLHLCGVRG
- a CDS encoding S1C family serine protease, whose product is MDPSRTRSLTRGAPVAVLACAAVLLGGCSEPAAPAKKDTATTRATLPMAAEDLQNRYQKVIKEVLPSVVQIQASHDLGSGVVYDEQGHIVTNAHVVGPEKTFQVTTANSEEPLRAALVYSYPEQDLAVIKLDRVPPGLKPAAFGDSEKVAVGQIVLAMGSPLGLSSSVTQGIVSATGRTVSEGDAGGGTGATIANMVQTSAAINPGNSGGALVNLDGQVIGIPTLAAADPVLGGSAAPGIGFAIPASMVRTVADQIVRTGKVVDSGRAALGITARTVVDDLYHPAGAAVVTVTPGGPADKAGLRPGDVITRLGGDKVATTTSLSEALAGAKPGQRTTVTFLRDDQERTAEVALGEQ
- a CDS encoding bifunctional adenosylcobinamide kinase/adenosylcobinamide-phosphate guanylyltransferase; this encodes MEVTLLGTGAPMGLPRPGCPCAVCATALGPDARAATALLVDGTLLLDLTPGAAFAAARAGHSLGGVRQVLLSHPHDGPPVEVPAGLPQPGRVPDGRELALLTGHRVRAVAMDAGGTGYAVTGPDGQRLLYLPPGGAPAGLEEGTAESYDMVLADVVGRPDALARLRAVGSVGPTTDVVAVHLDHDVPQGAESRRRLAAAGARAVPDGTTLVVGAYEDVPDVPRRTLVLGGARSGKSVEAERRLEAFPDVLYVATGGTRGGDTEWAARVATHRERRPGSWRTTETTDLVPLLAEEGPPLLIDCLSLWLTDVMDSVGAWDDAEWAGGGEKALRERVRELTSAVRGARRTVVAVSNEVGSGIVPATASGRRYRDELGRLNATFAGECEQVLLVVAGQAVVLRG
- a CDS encoding class I SAM-dependent methyltransferase, with the protein product MSSSALTSQVTDPYLEPRRADCPWCGSPRLRTRLRAPDPLGGRPGTFVLDECGDCGHAFQNPRPTAEGLAVHHRDFHERHEQFTGRLLSARAVRRRHRATARALTVPADPESWLDVGTGHARFPEAAKEYFPYTSFDGLDASANVVRALVEGRVEEAHRGRLTTPGTVERLRARYDVLSMFHHLAHVPDPRAELRAALAVLRPGGHLVVEVPDPDCAFAALLGRWWLPHGRPRHLHLMPLANLRAELEAQGCTVVSTDRGAPHLPSDLSAALALALTDLPPVLRRLATPALAAASALDHTLAPIARRTRLSNTYRLVARREG
- the cobT gene encoding nicotinate-nucleotide--dimethylbenzimidazole phosphoribosyltransferase; the protein is MSRIDLDDFSDLIERPDGGVRREAEARRERQVVPPGSLGRLDELGEWLAAAQGVVPVRPVERPRVILFAGDHGIAGLDVSARPAGGAAELVRAVLEGGSPVSVLARRLEVPVRVVDMALDCPSDAFPEDVVRHRVRRGSGRIDIEDALTLEEAEAAFLAGVAVADEEADSGTDLVVLGDVSVGGTTAAAVLVAALCGTDASVVTGRGGLAIDDLAWMRKCAAIRDALRRARPVLGDQMELLATVGGADLAAMTGFLLQCAVRKLPVILDGVVAAACALVAQRVAFRAPDWWLAGHGSGEPGQAKALDRMALEPLLDQGVKVGEGVGALLALPLVRAAAALAAELPEKAEKAERADAEVEAGPEVEAEKGTDAEAEERATEPEEA